The DNA segment ATATGTTAATAAAATAAAGATACAATGAAAGATAAAATAAACGCTCTTGTTGCAATAGGAAACACTCCCCTTGTCCGATTAGAAAAAATTGTTCCCAAGGACTCAGCTGAAGTTTGGCTAAAACTTGAGGGAGGAAATCCCACTGGATCATACAAAGATCGTATGGCATTATCTGTTCTAACGCGTGCCGTTGAAAGAGGAGATGTAGCTCCCGGGGATACTGTCATCGAATACACAGGTGGGAGCACTGGGACAGCTTTGGCCTTTATCTCAGCTGTTCTTGGCCTAAAATTCATTGCGGTCTTTTCTGATGCATTTTCAAAAAGCAAACAACAAGCAATGGAAGCTTTTGGTGCCGAGGTACTGGTTGAAAAAAGTGAGGATGGTACTATCACTCCAGATTTAATCCAACGAATGAAAAACCGGGCTTATGAGCTTGCGAAAAAACCTAAAACATACTATGCCGACCAATTTGGTTCGCTGGACGTTCGAATTGGATATATACCCTTAGGTATAGAAATTGCCAAGAGGCTTGATGGAGAACTTGATATTTTTTGTGCTGCAGTAGGAACTGGAGCTGCTTTGATGGGAACTTTTGACGGACTAGTAAAATCAAATGTACAAGCAGAAATAATTGCGTTTGAACCTTTGCAATCCCCTTTCCTTACAACTGGAAAAGGTGGTCCACATCGAGTTGAAGGCATTGGTGTTGGGTTTGAACCACCGTTTCTAGACCGCTCTAAGCTAAAAGAAATACGAGCGATTGATCAGGAGCAA comes from the Candidatus Neomarinimicrobiota bacterium genome and includes:
- a CDS encoding cysteine synthase family protein; the encoded protein is MKDKINALVAIGNTPLVRLEKIVPKDSAEVWLKLEGGNPTGSYKDRMALSVLTRAVERGDVAPGDTVIEYTGGSTGTALAFISAVLGLKFIAVFSDAFSKSKQQAMEAFGAEVLVEKSEDGTITPDLIQRMKNRAYELAKKPKTYYADQFGSLDVRIGYIPLGIEIAKRLDGELDIFCAAVGTGAALMGTFDGLVKSNVQAEIIAFEPLQSPFLTTGKGGPHRVEGIGVGFEPPFLDRSKLKEIRAIDQEQAFKMCQLLAKEEGIFGGASTGLNVVAAIKLAKEIGPGKRIVTLNCDNGVKYLGSHIYN